The genomic interval cttggggccagctcctgctttaTAGCTCAGCCGCAGCCTGTTGATATGTGTCCTTGGGGCTGTTTTTCTCATGAAGCGCAGCGTGGTTTCCCCTGACAGCCAAGCTGGGGGATTGACATGAATCTTCCAGGCTGCTGGTGAGTATGACTCCAGAGTGTTTCGATGGCAGATTTTGAGCAGTGGTGGGAGGAAGGAGTATAGCATTCCAGCTCCCCTGGGAGCAGCCCATGTTTCCATCTCTAGAAGGTCACAAGACCAGCATTTGGGCTGTTGGGTGGTAATATCAAGACCATCGCTCTCCTGTAAGAAGAGCCCTGTTGTGTTTTTATGAGCAAATTTTTCCTAAATGGAAGGCGGCTGCTGATGCAAGTCTGCCACAGAAAAACGATGGGACCTCTGTAAAAAGAGGATCATTTAGAACTGCTGAAATGCAATCTCTAATGTGGCCCTGAGCCCCTGACTTCCACAGGCCTTCTAGTGGCAGCACCCATCTTTTCCATGCCAGCCTCCCATTTGGGGAAGAGTTGAGAAAAACAGTAGCTCTGATGCAGAATGCAAGAGCCCCTTGTGCCGAGCGGAGACACGGAGGCAACAAGCATTTTGCCTGCCCTGGTGAACTCTTTATAGATGCTAGGGTGGGATGGCACTAAGATGAAGGGGTGTCAGGAGGAGCCAGCTCCTGTTAAGAAGATGTATCTGAGCCAAAATCCAAGCAGGCGCTCTgggcaggagagctgctgtcACCATTCACTGGCCGTGCCTCCCTGTGCGGCCCCAGCTGTGCCTGCCCGTGCTGCAGCACTCCTCGCCACCTCCTAACAAGGCTTCGTTCCGCAGGCTGGGTGGGGGAGCTGGACGACTTCGCCCTGCACGGGGGCTGCCTGGTCACCCAAGGCACCAAGTGGATCGCCAACAACTGGATCAACGTGGACCCCAACCGCCGGCGGCAGCTGCAGTTCCAGCAGGAGATGGAGCGCTACGCGGGGGCGGAGGCCGGGGCCGGAGCCCCGGGCGAGTGGACAGTGGATAAAGCCTACAGCGGGGTGCACCTGGAGCTGTAGGGTCAGGGGGGGACGGACAGACGCGGCGGAGGGTCCTGGCCGCGCGCACGTGGCCTTTTCCCGCGCTgggcggaggggcggggccgcgggccACGTGCGCGGCGGGGCCGCGTCGCGCGCCAATAAAGCGTGGAGAGAGGGGCGCCGTCTCCGCGTGTTctgggggcggggcggcggggcccggccaATGGGCGGCGGGCCGGTCAGTGGCGCGCGGTGTCCGGCCAATGagcgcggagcggcggcggcggggccgctgccgccgccaAGATGGAGTCGGTGGCGCTGGTGGCGCCGGTGACGGCGCTGGAGTTCGCGGGGGACGCGCTACTGGCGGGTgagcggcgggcgggggctGGGCACGGGGCCGGCGCCGGAGCCCGGGGCcaggccggcggcggcggctgacGCGGTGTCCCGCAGGCACGGGCCCGGAGGTGGTGGCGTTCCGGCTGAGCGGCGgcgggcaggcggcggcggcggcggggcggcggagCGTGCTGCGTGAGGCCAGCGTGCAGGGGCTGCGGGCCGAGccgggccccggcggcggggcggcggtgCGGGTGGCGGCCTTCGGCGGGCGCTGGCTGGCGGTGCTGGCGGTGCGGCGCGGCGGGCCGCGGCTGGCGGCctgcggcggcggggcggcgcgggagCTGGGGGCGCGGGTGTGGGAGGCGCGgtgggcggcgggcgggcggctggCGCTGGCGCTGGGCGGCGGGACCGTGGCGCTCTACGAgtggcggggcggcgggcgctggCTGCGGCGGGCGAGCtgcggaggggccggggcgcTGCGCTGCGCCGCGCTGGCGGGGAGGGCCTGGGCGCGGCTGGCGCTGGCGGCCGGCACGGCGGCGGGGACGGTGGTGGTGTGgcgggcggcggaggcggcggccccgcggcggaGCCTGCGCGGGCACCGGGGCGCCGTGCTGGCGCTCTGCTACGCGGCGCCGCGGGGGCTGCTGGCCTCCGCCTCCGAGGACCGCAGCGTGCGGCTCTGGGCCGTGGGCGAGCTGGGCGACGGCGACGGcggctgctgcctgctggtgTGCTACGGCCACGGGGCGCGGGTGGCCGCCGTGGTGCTGCGGGGACCGCGCCCGGTCAGCGCCGGGGAGGACGGCGCCTGCCTGGAGtgggacggcggcggcggcgtgcggcgggcgcggcgggggcaCCGCGGGGCCCTGCGCGCCCTGGCCCTGCGTCCCGCCGGCGGCTGCCTCGCCACGGGCGGCGACGACGGCGGCGTCCGGCTCTggcggccccggcgggcggccccggccccggcggcgctGGCGCTGGGGgccccggggcggccgcgggccGCGGTGctggcggggccgcggcgggtGCTGGCGCTGGACGAGGCGGGCGGGCTGGCGGCCTacgaggcggcggcggggcgctgGGGGCcggtgctgcccccccccgccgccggcggggcccGCGGGGCGCTGGCGGCCGTCCCCCTGCCCGGCGGGGACGAGGCGCTCTGCGCCCTGGCCGGCGGCGACGGGCGCCTCCTCCTCTTCGCCCTCagccgccccggggccgccgccgggctgaGGCTGTTCGAGGGGGCCGTGcgagggctgggctgggcccCCCGGCCCGGGCTGCCccccggtgccgccgccgccgccctcctgGTCTCCGGCCCCGACGGGGAGATGCTCTGGCTGGACGTCGCCCACCGGCCCGGGCAGGCGCCCCGGGTGCGGCTCACGGGACGGTACCTGCTGCCCCCCTGCAAGCAGCGCTGGCACACCTGCGCGGCCTTCCTGCCCCAGGGAGGGCTCCTGGTCTGCGGGGACCGCCggggctccctcctcctcttcccttgcaGCAGCTCCCTGGAGTGGGCTGCAGAAAGCTCCGGCGGTGCCGATGGCGGCACCGACCCAGGCGGCGAGGACTCCGGCAGCGGGTCGGAGCCCTCTCGCTTGTTGTGCAAAGGGGCTCTTCCCCTCGAGACCCCGCTGTCCGTGCTCTTCGGGCTCCACGGGAAGACGGGGGTTACCTCGGTGACCTGCCACGGGGACTACATTTACAGCACCGGCCGGGACGGCTGCTACCGCCAGCTCCGCCTGCGGGGCCAGCAGCTGGAGGTCCTGCGGAAGCACCGGCCCTGCAAAGGGCTGCAGTGGATTGAGGAGCTGCGCTTCGCCCCGGATGGGGACCTCCTCGTGCTGGGCTTTCATGCCGACAACTTCGTGGTGTGGAGCAGCAGGACCGGCGAGAACCTCCACTGCATCCCCTGCGGTGGGGGGCACCGCTCCTGGAGCTACTGCAGCAGCCCCTCGGCCGAGGCCTTCGCCTTCATCAAGTGCGGGGACGTGATGCTGTACCGCTGCGAGGCCGAGCCCCGCGAGCAGCAGGTGCTCCTGGCATCCCTGCACGGGCGGGAGATGGCCTGCGTACGGCGCCTGGGGGCGGTGGAGGTGCCTGGCCATGCTGCCCTTAACATCTTCGTCACCGGCAGCGAGGACACCACGGCCTGCGTCCTGGCGCTCAGCGAGGGCTCCCGGGCAGCTGTGCCCCTCGCCCGGCTCAGTGACCACATTTCCAGCGTGAGAGCGCTGGCGCTGGCTGGCCCCGCGGGACCCCGTGACGAGGGCTTCGGTGACGAGGGTTTGTCTGCCCTGCTCTTCTCTGCGGGTGGCCGGGCACAGATCGAGTGCTACCGCCTGCTGTGTTCCAGGGACCCAGCTTCCGAGAGCGCTGTGGCCTGCCAGGTCATCCATGTAGCCTCCCACCGGCTGGACGAGCACTGGGAGCGGAAGAAGAACAGGCACAAGCTTGTCAAGATGGACCCGGAGACAAGGTGATGCTCAAGGACTGCCTGAGGCAGAGTTAGCAATTACCACAGTCCGGGAGGGTGCTGGGAACCGCGCTGGCCTCCATTGGGATACCCACTCTGTGCGGCTACAGGCTCAGCTGAGGcagacagagctgctgtggctTCACACACACATCCCTGGTGTCCTGTGCCTAGTGGCTGGGCCTCGAGGGGCTTTTGGGGTTAGAGGAAGGCTCGGTCTTGCCTCATGCGTCCTCTTGAGTGTTCAGAGCTGCGTCCCGCACTGAGCTTGGGCTGCTCTGCTGGGCCACCTGCCTTCCCACAGCCGCAGGCATCACCAAGGTGTCACATTGGTGAGCATCGTGTTTGCTGCAGGTACATGTCCCTCTCGGTCGTGCCTGGGACCAGCACCGAGCAGCTGCCAATGCCCTGGAAGttcctggctgctgcctgcagtgaCGGATCGGTCCGGTGAGGAGCTGTCGTGGGGCCTGGGCTGGAGAACGGAGGGAGCCCGTTGGCAATGGGAGCGGGGAGAACGGAGCTGGGGCTGGTgacaggagcagagcaggctcCACAGGGGAGGCTGCTGCCATGGACGTGGCCAGCTCTGAGCTGGGAACAGGATGGCACATGGTGGCAAGCGGGGGTGGAGGTGTTGGAAGCCCCCTTCTCCCACAGCTGACTGCCCTCTGCTCCTTCACAGGGTCTTCGGGCTGCTGGAGGCCACCCagaagctggtgctggtggcGGAGTCATTTCACCACCAGCGCTGCGTGCTCAAGGTGGAGGCATTCCTGCATAtgcgggcaggaggggagaggtGAGCCCCAAATGCTGTGCTGCAACCAGTGGGGCTCTGGGGAGAAGCATTTGTCCTTGCAGGGACGGCCGCCGGTAGCTCAGCCGgcggagggaagggagaaattaGTCTGTGGGGGCTGTTCTGCCGCTTCCCTGGATCCCGGTGGGGACCCTCAGGGTTGcatgctgcagggctgcagctggaggctCCCCTGACACCTCCCTTCCAGGAGGCACCTCCTGTGCAGTGCAGCCACTGACGGCAGCGTCGCCTTCTGGGACATCACCGGCGCCGTTGCGGATGCGGCGGACGCCCTGTGCCGAGAGGAGGGAGAGATGCAGCTCCTGGGTGGGTGCCGCTGCCGgtggctctgctctgcctcctgagGGAGGCCACCACGCTGGTggctcctctgctccctctgaCCAAGGTGAGTGTTGCTTTCCTGACCAAGCCTGTTTTCCCAGCCCTGGGTGCCCCGCTGCTCACCATCATGGCCCACAGCTGCGGTGTGAACAGCCTCCACGTCCACGAGACGCCGGAGGGACGGTACCTGGTGGCCAGCGGCAGCGATGACGGCTCCATCCACCTCTGCCTGCTGGAGGTAGCCCTGGGCGGGGGCGAGGCCGTGGCGGGGACCTGCCTGCGTGTCCTGGAGCGGGTGGCCAGGCCCTGCGCCCATGCCGCCCACGTGACGGGAATCCGGGTGCTGCGGCCGGACCTGCTGCTCTCCGCCTCGGTGGACCAGCGCTTGACGCTGTGGCGCCGGGGCCCGGGCGGGCTGGACACGCTCAGCACCACCTTCTTCCACGTGCCTGACCTGGCTGAGCTGGACTGCTGGGAGGTGGCAGAGGCCGGCAGGGAGCTGCAGTACTACTGCGTGCTCTGTGGGCAGGGTCTGGAGATGCTGCATGGTACGGCTCCCCCCGAGCCCCCTCCGCCGGAGGCTCACCAGTAACGGGGCAAGTGTGCGGTACACGCCgctctctgcctgcctgtggAGGGCACACAGCACTTGTGTTCTGCCCGTCACTGCAGCCCCCGTCACAGCCTGCGTGCTGATGTGTCCCCTCTTAAGGGGATGGGCATGCCTGGCTCCTTCAGGGACAGCACAGCTACACCGGGGTTGCTCAAGTCTGGTGGTCTCAGGAGAGGAGGCAGATGTGACCCCTCCTGGATAAGCCTGTTGGTTCCCCAGGCAGTAAAGGAGGACTGGGGTCTTCAGCCCACCCTGCCCAGAAGTTCTTCCTCCCTGAGGTGTGAAGGACCCATGTCCAGGCTTTCCAGCCCTGATCCCAGAGAGGAACCTGCTCGGGAGGGTGCTGAGCGGAgctggagggcagcaggaggCCAAGACCGGTCAGGCACTGGTGTGGCACATGGCAGGCTGCAGCCTCATGTTCCCTGGGACAGGGCCCTGTGTAACAGCCCTGAccctgcagtgctggggacTGTGCTGAAATAAGCGGGGGCACTGATCCTAGGTAGCAGTACCCTGCAGGGCAAGGGGCAGCAGCCCAAGGCGTGCTGTgccaccccccccacctcagAGCAGCCCTTCAGTGCTGCTGCGAGCTGTTCCTGCGCAGCAGCAGGCCCTAGCACCATCAAAGCACAGGGAAGATCAAGAAGCTGCACATGGTCCCGGCCCTGCATGGGGCAAGGTGCTCTGTTGGGGTCAGACATAATCAGCATTTGTCCAGCAACAAGTGTATTGGACCCCAGTATTGGGGCCTGGCCCAGGGGCCAACAGGAACCTTGAGTCTCAGGAGCTCCCTGCCAGCATGGAGCAACCTTCAATAAATGGCTTTGAGGGAAGCGAGGTAGGTGCCTGGCTTTGTGGTGACTGGTCCCTGGTGCTACCTCCCCTGGTACTCCCCAGCCTGGCTCACAGGGTGCCACAGGCATCCTCCCTTCTGCTGGCATCGATGTGGCAGGTGCACCCATCTCCCACGCTGGGCACAGCTGCAGGTGCACATAGCCAAACCCTCAAACCCCACGAGTGGTGGGAGGGGAAGCACCTGTGTGAGGGCTGAGGCATGCCCTGACTCCCTGCCTGATGGTGGGGCAGCCCCTCACCCTGCCAGGGAGGTTGTGGCCTGTCCTTCCTCTGGTGGCGCACTGTCCTGGTGCCCGTCACACCATGGCAGGCTCTTTGGCGGTGGCTCAGATTTGGCTGAGAGGAGGGAGGTGCAGAGTCGCCAGTGCGCTGTGGAACATGTCCCtcactgctcccagcagctggaggcGGGCAAACATCTGGTCAAAAAGGTGAGGGAATGGCTCCTGTGGGGAGAAAAGCAGCGACTTGGGGCTGCTGGGCATATTGCCACTCAACAGGCTGGCTCTAGTGGCACTGCTGCCTTTGCACCCTGTGTACGCATCCCTGAGGGGCTGGTGCAGGGCTGCATCACACTGCTGGCACCCCAGAGCCCGTTCCCCACATGGCTGCCCCACAACTACAGTCCAGCCCCAggaagggctgcagggctgcaagCCTGCAGGTCCAGGACATCCAACTCACCCCCAGGACGTGGACCCGGTTGTAGTAAGAGCTGAAATCCATGCTGAGCTGTATCAGGAACTTGCACACCTACAAGACAGAGAGCTGCTGGCACGACAGGGTCTGGCTGGTCTTGGGCCCTTCCCCACCCCAAGtacagcaggagcagccccaggggTGTTGCAGTCTCTTCCCTTGGCACCACCCTGTGTCGCTCACCAGTGGGCAGCTCACTGCTGGTGTGTAGTTTTGCCCTGGGCTGGGACTGTTggagcagcacccatgggtgctacAGCACATGGCACTTACTGACTCTGTGTTGGCTGTGATCCGGATCCCCTTGGTGGGTgtgggcagctctgctgcctgctgcaggacttcagggaagggcaggagaTAGTTGAAGAGCAGGAGCCATTCGCCCTGTGAAAGGATTACATGTGTTGGGACAGGGCCGGATCCTCTCAGGCCAGCAGCATCCATCACCAGACCTAAGGGCACACAGGTCCCCACATTCCCCTTCTCAGCACTCACCTCTTCCCGGAGGCAGGAGAAGTTCAGTTCTGACactggtggcagagctgggtaTGTTCCTGGAAAGGAGGTGGGAGACTATTGTTGTGCCCGGAGAAGCCCCTGTGGCTCCAGGCATCAGGAACAGCCCAGGAGTGGGTGTCACAGGAGGGTCGTGGGGGTGGTGCTCACCCCGCTCCACAGCCCGCTGGTAGGTGTCAAAGAGCGTGGCCAGCCGGGCACAGTTGTACATCACAAAGGCGCCGCTCTTGGTTCCCTTTGTGGAGATGCTGCTGTCCTCCAGGTCCAGGGTGATCTGAAGGCAGGGAGAAGTCACAGTCCAGGCTGCTCAGCACAGAGCCGCTCCACTATTGCCACAGCTTGCCTGCCCTGGCTCTGCATAAACTCCTGTCCTACCTGACTCCGGTGAGCAGTGCTCAGCATCTCAAACCTGATGGCAGCCACTGTGAGGGTATCAATCACCTCAGTCCAGGCCTCATCTGCGGAGAACGCAGGTGGCATCACGCACAGCTTGCTCCATTCCCATGTACTGTCACCCCCAACACCCAGGCAGGAACACCCCTGGGGCCAGGGGGCTCCAGTGGAAGCTGGGGACCACCACACTTCTACAGCCCTGGCCccagctgcaggtgctgctcTGTGCCCATGCCCGTGCCCCACATGGCAGTTTACATGCCTTACCCCAAGCAAGGTCAGCACCTGGCTCCATCATGGAGGGTGGAGAAGGAGCACCATGCAGGGGAGAGCCCCACTGGCGACAGACTCAGAGGTGAAGGGGGAGACTTATGGAAGCAGTGGAGAGGGGGGTGGAGCAGCACCCGTGTGTGGAGCCGCAGAGCAAAACCTCACCTTGCGCAAGCTCCCCATACTTCATCACGGAGGCTTCGTACATCTGGCGTTTTCGGAGCCTGGGAGGAACAGAGACACTCACAGCCGCCACCCCTGGGCTGAGCTGGCCCCAGAGAACACGCCAGGGCTCCCCCAGCCTTCAGGCTGCTCAGCTGTAGCAGCGACCCAGCCAAGCAAAAGCAGGGAGCCTTGGCAGGCAAGCAGCGCAGTAGGCACCTCACTACACACCAACTTACTGGAAGTACTGGTCTGCCCCAATGGGTGATGAGGGGTTTGTCACCTTCACTGGCCCACAGACCAGGTGTTtctgaaagagagaggagaggctggggctggggtcaaAGACTCAGAAGCTCCACCAAAATGCAGTGCAGGAGAACCAGGCTAAAACCAGCCCTGTTCTAGCTGTGTCCCCACAGTcttctcctgcccctccttccttAGCACTGAAATCCCAAGGGCACAGAGGCTGCTCCACTGCCTGGGCAAGAGTGTGGAGGGGCCACCAATGAAAGGGAAGACTCACAAGGGGGCAATCCTTGGGACTGAAGGAGGCTGACTGAGCACAAGGATGTTGGGGGCCACAGTGAGGAGGGTGTCAGAGGTTCCTCACCTGCAAAGCTGTGTGGGCTCCTGGGTCCAAAATCCTCCAGAGCAGGTCCAACTGCTGCTGCCGGAATTCCTCCTCGCAGCTGACCACATGCAcaatgctgcagcagctcccctggcctccagcctgcagcagagcacagcagggaGCTCAAATGCTATCGCATGACAAGAGAACGACGTCTGGAAAGCGAGAGGCAGGCAGCACCACAGGGTTACTCACCGCACACTGCAGAACagcttgctgcagctcagccaggGACCGCAGCTTCCCCTCCGTcactgaaagaaggaaggacACTCAGAGCAGAACACGAGGGTTTGCCACCCTGCCCCGCCATCCTGCACTATCGGGTCTGCCCCAGGCTGTCTGTGTTTCTGAGTCCAACCAGACTGAAGGGCTGTAAGAGGAGAAGGCAATTTGGATCTAAGGCCCCCTTATTTTCTCTAAAAACAAttgggaaaaaaggaaacaggcCTGTTTGCAGCCGTTCGCCCCCCCCCACTGTCACACTAGAGCTGCTGTACATGCGAGGCTCACCCAGAAGGACATCTAGATTGGGGTCGTAGCCCACCAAGCCCTGCTGCTCCACAAAGCTCTTCAAGTGCACTTTACAGATGACATCCTCAGGCAGCGCAGCTGCGCCTGGCCCCTGCTCACAAGCTGTGGCACAGGGTGACCGGCCCAGCGCCCGCTTCAAGGCCGAGACGGTGTCAGGGAGGGCTGAGCCACCGGAGCCGGAGGGCCAGTCGACACGGAGCTGCCGCAGGACCTGCCGGCTCCCCTCCTCGGCGAGGGCAGGGACCAGGCGGACGCTGACCCTGCGAGAGAGGGAGAGGCGGGTGCTGGCAGCGTGCAGCCGAGTGGCCAGGCGGCAGGGCCGGGGGACGACGACGAGGTGCTCACCCCTGGGCACGCAGCAGCTGGGCCAGGTGGTCGGCCAGCAGGATGGTGCGGAGGTGGCGCGGCCGCAGGGCAGCGGCGGGGACGCGCAGGGCCGGGCAGTGCAGCACCAcgcagcctgcctgcagccccgccgcgggggccgggccgggcagggggGACAGCAGGCGACGGAAGGCCTCGGGGCGCCGCACCTGCACCGCCAGCCCCGCCGGCGTCTCCTGGCAGCCCCGCACCGCCAGCACTCCCGGGCCTCCCAATGACGTCACGCCCGCCATGACGTCGGCGGGCACCTGCGGGGCGAGAAGGCGAGGAGTCAGTCCCCTGCCCGCCGCACGTGGCCCGACTCAGGCCCCGCCCCCGGTCCCGCCCCCTCCGCGCAGGCTCCGCCCCCTCCACGCAGGCCCCGCGCCGACCGCGGCCTACCTGCCCCCCGGGGAAGGCGGCGTTCAGCGCGGCCCGCGGCGCCAGGAAGTCCCGGTGCCGCAGGTTGCGGGCGCCGTTCTCCTTCACCCAGAGGGCGGCGGGCCGCCCCAGCGCCCCGTTCAGGGCCCGCAGCGTCGCCGCCACCCCCGGCCGGCCCTCGCCCGTGTCCATGGGAGCACGGCCGGCGCTTCCGCCGCTGCAGACCGGAAGTGACAtcccggcccgcccgcccccccaACTGCGCTGTCGCAGGCGGCCGCCATGTTGGGCGCGGCGCGCAGCGCTCCCGGGCGGCCATCTTGGGCGCGGGCGGGTTGGAAGGGGCAGAGCGGCCATCTTGGGGGTAATGGGAGCGGGGCCGCCATGATGTGCGTGGCGGGCAGCGCAGTGTCGCCATGATGGGTGTGGCGGGCGGGGGCAGCCCGGGGACTGCGGTGGGGCTCGGCGGGCCGAGAGGGAGCAGCCGGGGCCGAGGGCCGGTGTGCCCAGGCACTGCCACCCTCCGCAAAGgcctctgggggggggggccggcccGTCACAAGCCCCGGCACAGCCTCACCTCAGCGTGGCCTGGCAGCGGCAGGGCCCAGCGATGGCACCCTGAGTGGAGGCCGTGGGGGCGATTGCTGGCAAGGCCGAGCACAGGCTGCTGGGGCTCCCCCCGCACTCCTGGGCTGGGGACCGAGGCTGCTCCAGCCCGGAGAGGAGGGGGCACCGCTCCTCAGCCCcctcagggctgctcctgcctgtccccaaGCGCTGGTGGGCCCGGAGAGGAGGGGGCACCGCTCCTCAGCCCcctcagggctgctcctgcctgtccccaaGCGCTGGTGGGGCCCAGAACCGAAACCACCAGCAACCGAGTGGAAGCGGGAGGGCCAGAGGCTGTGCCGGGGTTAGACGGGCCTGGGCGGCCGCCACCACTGTGCGGGAAACGGGCTGCCCAGGGCAGTAAGTGTGGCCAAGCCgctggcatggcacagcacagctggaagGCCCAGGCTGTCCCCGGGCTGCTGGGGAGCGAGGGGTCCTGGGATCGGGTTTGGCATCCCTGGGCAGTGGTGGGCAGGTGGTTTTGGATGGACTGGAGGGC from Haliaeetus albicilla chromosome 24, bHalAlb1.1, whole genome shotgun sequence carries:
- the DALRD3 gene encoding LOW QUALITY PROTEIN: DALR anticodon-binding domain-containing protein 3 (The sequence of the model RefSeq protein was modified relative to this genomic sequence to represent the inferred CDS: deleted 3 bases in 2 codons) — translated: MAALPLQPARAQDGRPGALRAAPNMAAACDSAWGGGRAGMSLPVCSGGSAGRAPMDTGEGRPGVAATLRALNGALGRPAALWVKENGARNLRHRDFLAPRAALNAAFPGGQVPADVMAGVTSLGGPGVLAVRGCQETPAGLAVQVRRPEAFRRLLSPLPGPAPAAGLQAGCVVLHCPALRVPAAALRPRHLRTILLADHLAQLLRAQGVSVRLVPALAEEGSRQVLRQLRVDWPSGSGGSALPDTVSALKRALGRSPCATACEQGPGAAALPEDVICKVHLKSFVEQQGLVGYDPNLDVLLVTEGKLRSLAELQQAVLQCAAGGQGSCCSIVHVVSCEEEFRQQQLDLLWRILDPGAHTALQKHLVCGPVKVTNPSSPIGADQYFQLRKRQMYEASVMKYGELAQDEAWTEVIDTLTVAAIRFEMLSTAHRSQITLDLEDSSISTKGTKSGAFVMYNCARLATLFDTYQRAVERGTYPALPPVSELNFSCLREEGEWLLLFNYLLPFPEVLQQAAELPTPTKGIRITANTESVCKFLIQLSMDFSSYYNRVHVLGEPFPHLFDQMFARLQLLGAVRDMFHSALATLHLPPLSQI
- the WDR6 gene encoding tRNA (34-2'-O)-methyltransferase regulator WDR6, with product MESVALVAPVTALEFAGDALLAGTGPEVVAFRLSGGGQAAAAAGRRSVLREASVQGLRAEPGPGGGAAVRVAAFGGRWLAVLAVRRGGPRLAACGGGAARELGARVWEARWAAGGRLALALGGGTVALYEWRGGGRWLRRASCGGAGALRCAALAGRAWARLALAAGTAAGTVVVWRAAEAAAPRRSLRGHRGAVLALCYAAPRGLLASASEDRSVRLWAVGELGDGDGGCCLLVCYGHGARVAAVVLRGPRPVSAGEDGACLEWDGGGGVRRARRGHRGALRALALRPAGGCLATGGDDGGVRLWRPRRAAPAPAALALGAPGRPRAAVLAGPRRVLALDEAGGLAAYEAAAGRWGPVLPPPAAGGARGALAAVPLPGGDEALCALAGGDGRLLLFALSRPGAAAGLRLFEGAVRGLGWAPRPGLPPGAAAAALLVSGPDGEMLWLDVAHRPGQAPRVRLTGRYLLPPCKQRWHTCAAFLPQGGLLVCGDRRGSLLLFPCSSSLEWAAESSGGADGGTDPGGEDSGSGSEPSRLLCKGALPLETPLSVLFGLHGKTGVTSVTCHGDYIYSTGRDGCYRQLRLRGQQLEVLRKHRPCKGLQWIEELRFAPDGDLLVLGFHADNFVVWSSRTGENLHCIPCGGGHRSWSYCSSPSAEAFAFIKCGDVMLYRCEAEPREQQVLLASLHGREMACVRRLGAVEVPGHAALNIFVTGSEDTTACVLALSEGSRAAVPLARLSDHISSVRALALAGPAGPRDEGFGDEGLSALLFSAGGRAQIECYRLLCSRDPASESAVACQVIHVASHRLDEHWERKKNRHKLVKMDPETRYMSLSVVPGTSTEQLPMPWKFLAAACSDGSVRVFGLLEATQKLVLVAESFHHQRCVLKVEAFLHMRAGGERRHLLCSAATDGSVAFWDITGAVADAADALCREEGEMQLLALGAPLLTIMAHSCGVNSLHVHETPEGRYLVASGSDDGSIHLCLLEVALGGGEAVAGTCLRVLERVARPCAHAAHVTGIRVLRPDLLLSASVDQRLTLWRRGPGGLDTLSTTFFHVPDLAELDCWEVAEAGRELQYYCVLCGQGLEMLHGTAPPEPPPPEAHQ